From Oryza sativa Japonica Group chromosome 4, ASM3414082v1, one genomic window encodes:
- the LOC107277161 gene encoding protein LAX PANICLE 2 isoform X1: protein MVPARSLAHPHPHLVRRRRDHAAAAHGATARCDDDDDGVVTPRGPTRYMAQEPINHHQHQHDPPKQPPPREADDDHHRIQEREPLPPPTTTTRNQRLQLQLGGDGHHNHHHHHHQEVAGTSGSSSGGSSSNNGGGGTRDWLRLATGPASPGASAGSDHDLFPSTTTTAPAPQPPTPTPTPTPTPTPRHHHHDVLVLPGMPPPGSFLRPGPAMPGIPQASIPTHMLRAAPPWLPPWSPVAAPPPLLPFPHQHRAFYAAPPTTTPPASSGFDAIRVVLPPSAVAAAAGVWFVLQAAPLQGREPFLPQIPRSYLRIKDGRVTVRLLTKYLVNKLGLEDESEVEITCRGRQLLPILTLQHVRDSIWCRRDAVSPSAAPDIPTADHHQHIMVLQWNDG, encoded by the exons ATGGTCCCGGCTCGGAGCCTGGCGCACCCGCACCCgcacctcgtccgccgccgccgcgaccacgccgccgccgcgcatggCGCCACCGCCCgttgcgacgacgacgacgacggcgtcgtgACGCCGCGGGGGCCGACGAGATACATGGCGCAGGAGCCCATCAAccaccaccagcaccagcacGACCCGCCCAAGCAGCCCCCGCCGCGGGAGgccgacgacgaccaccaccgGATTCAGGAGagggagccgctgccgccgccgacgacgacgacgcggaacCAGCGGCTCCAGCTGCAGCTGGGCGGAGACGGACaccacaaccaccaccaccaccaccaccaggagGTCGCCGGGacgagcggcagcagcagcggcgggagcagcagcaacaacggaggcggcggcaccagGGACTGGCTCCGCCTCGCCACCGGCCCGGCATCGCCGGGGGCCTCCGCCGGCTCCGACCACGACCTCTTCCCGTCCACCACCACGACGGCGcccgcgccgcagccgccgacgccgacgccgacgccgacgccgacgccgacgccgcgccaccaccaccacgacgtgCTGGTGCTCCCGGgcatgccgccgccgggatCCTTCCTCCGCCCCGGCCCCGCCATGCCCGGCATTCCGCAGGCGTCGATACCCACGCACATGCtgcgcgccgccccgccctgGCTGCCACCGTGGAGCCccgtggccgcgccgccgccgctcctcccgttCCCCCACCAACACCGCGCGTTctacgccgcgccgccgacgacgacgccgcccgcctcctcggGCTTCGACGCGATCAGGGTCGTCctcccgccgtccgccgtcgccgccgccgccggcgtctggTTCGTGCTCCAGGCCGCGCCGCTCCA AGGGAGGGAGCCATTCTTGCCTCAGATTCCAAGGAGCTACCTACGGATCAA GGATGGGAGGGTGACAGTAAGGTTGCTGACCAAGTACCTGGTTAACAAGCTTGGATTGGAAGATGAATCAGAG GTGGAGATAACATGCAGAGGGAGACAGCTCCTCCCGATCCTGACATTGCAGCATGTCCGTGACAGCATCTGGTGCCGGAGAGACGCCgtgtcgccgtcggccgcgccggacATACCAACCGCTGACCACCACCAGCACATCATGGTTTTGCA GTGGAATGACGGATGA
- the LOC107277161 gene encoding protein LAX PANICLE 2: protein MVPARSLAHPHPHLVRRRRDHAAAAHGATARCDDDDDGVVTPRGPTRYMAQEPINHHQHQHDPPKQPPPREADDDHHRIQEREPLPPPTTTTRNQRLQLQLGGDGHHNHHHHHHQEVAGTSGSSSGGSSSNNGGGGTRDWLRLATGPASPGASAGSDHDLFPSTTTTAPAPQPPTPTPTPTPTPTPRHHHHDVLVLPGMPPPGSFLRPGPAMPGIPQASIPTHMLRAAPPWLPPWSPVAAPPPLLPFPHQHRAFYAAPPTTTPPASSGFDAIRVVLPPSAVAAAAGVWFVLQAAPLQGREPFLPQIPRSYLRIKDGRVTVRLLTKYLVNKLGLEDESEVEITCRGRQLLPILTLQHVRDSIWCRRDAVSPSAAPDIPTADHHQHIMVLQYGRRP from the exons ATGGTCCCGGCTCGGAGCCTGGCGCACCCGCACCCgcacctcgtccgccgccgccgcgaccacgccgccgccgcgcatggCGCCACCGCCCgttgcgacgacgacgacgacggcgtcgtgACGCCGCGGGGGCCGACGAGATACATGGCGCAGGAGCCCATCAAccaccaccagcaccagcacGACCCGCCCAAGCAGCCCCCGCCGCGGGAGgccgacgacgaccaccaccgGATTCAGGAGagggagccgctgccgccgccgacgacgacgacgcggaacCAGCGGCTCCAGCTGCAGCTGGGCGGAGACGGACaccacaaccaccaccaccaccaccaccaggagGTCGCCGGGacgagcggcagcagcagcggcgggagcagcagcaacaacggaggcggcggcaccagGGACTGGCTCCGCCTCGCCACCGGCCCGGCATCGCCGGGGGCCTCCGCCGGCTCCGACCACGACCTCTTCCCGTCCACCACCACGACGGCGcccgcgccgcagccgccgacgccgacgccgacgccgacgccgacgccgacgccgcgccaccaccaccacgacgtgCTGGTGCTCCCGGgcatgccgccgccgggatCCTTCCTCCGCCCCGGCCCCGCCATGCCCGGCATTCCGCAGGCGTCGATACCCACGCACATGCtgcgcgccgccccgccctgGCTGCCACCGTGGAGCCccgtggccgcgccgccgccgctcctcccgttCCCCCACCAACACCGCGCGTTctacgccgcgccgccgacgacgacgccgcccgcctcctcggGCTTCGACGCGATCAGGGTCGTCctcccgccgtccgccgtcgccgccgccgccggcgtctggTTCGTGCTCCAGGCCGCGCCGCTCCA AGGGAGGGAGCCATTCTTGCCTCAGATTCCAAGGAGCTACCTACGGATCAA GGATGGGAGGGTGACAGTAAGGTTGCTGACCAAGTACCTGGTTAACAAGCTTGGATTGGAAGATGAATCAGAG GTGGAGATAACATGCAGAGGGAGACAGCTCCTCCCGATCCTGACATTGCAGCATGTCCGTGACAGCATCTGGTGCCGGAGAGACGCCgtgtcgccgtcggccgcgccggacATACCAACCGCTGACCACCACCAGCACATCATGGTTTTGCAGTATGGCAGAAGGCCCTAG